In the Drosophila gunungcola strain Sukarami unplaced genomic scaffold, Dgunungcola_SK_2 000001F, whole genome shotgun sequence genome, one interval contains:
- the LOC128262473 gene encoding fructose-1,6-bisphosphatase 1 isoform X1, whose product MAASNGDSKMSQQGPAFDSNAMTLTRFVLQEQRKFRNATGDLSQLLNCIQTAIKATASAVRKAGIAKLHGIAGDVNVQGEEVKKLDVLSNELFINMLKSSYTTCLMVSEENEKVIEVEVEKQGKYIVCFDPLDGSSNIDCLVSIGSIFAIYRKKSDGPPTVEDALQPGNQLVAAGYALYGSATAIVLGLGSGVNGFTYDPAIGEFILTDPNMRVPEKGKIYSINEGYASDWEAGVFNYIAAKKDPSKGKPYGARYVGSMVADVHRTIKYGGIFIYPATKSAPNGKLRLLYECNPMAYLMIQAGGLASDGKISILDIVPQKIHERSPIFLGSKADVEEALSYLK is encoded by the exons ATGGCGGCCAGTAACGGTGATT cCAAAATGAGCCAGCAGGGGCCAGCTTTTGATTCCAATGCGATGACGCTGACGCGTTTCGTGTTGCAGGAGCAGCGTAAGTTTAGGAACGCCACCGGAGATCTGTCCCAGCTGCTCAACTGCATCCAGACGGCGATCAAGGCGACTGCCTCGGCAGTCCGGAAGGCAGGAATCGCCAAGCTCCATGGAATCGCCGGTGACGTGAATGTCCAGGGTGAGGAAGTGAAGAAACTGGATGTGCTCTCCAACGAACTGTTCATCAACATGCTGAAATCCTCCTACACAACCTGCCTGATGGTTTCCGAGGAGAACGAGAAAGTGATCGAGGTGGAAGTGGAGAAACAG GGCAAATACATTGTGTGTTTCGATCCGCTGGACGGATCCTCCAACATAGACTGTCTGGTGTCGATCGGTTCGATCTTCGCCATATACCGCAAGAAGAGCGATGGTCCGCCCACCGTCGAGGATGCACTGCAGCCGGGTAATCAGTTGGTGGCTGCCGGATATGCGCTCTACGGCTCGGCGACGGCGATTGTCTTGGGCCTGGGATCCGGAGTAAATGGCTTCACCTACGATCCGGCCATCGGAGAGTTCATCCTGACCGATCCCAATATGCGGGTGCCGGAGAAGGGCAAGATCTACTCGATCAACGAGGGCTATGCCAGCGACTGGGAGGCGGGCGTGTTCAACTACATTGCGGCCAAGAAGGATCCCAGCAAGGGCAAGCCGTACGGAGCCAGGTACGTGGGTTCCATGGTCGCTGATGTCCATCGCACCATCAAGTACGGCGGTATCTTCATCTACCCGGCCACCAAGTCGGCTCCAAATGGCAAACTTCGCCTGCTGTACGAGTGCAATCCGATGGCCTATCTGATGATCCAGGCTGGCGGATTGGCCAGCGATGGAAAAATCAGCATTTTGGACATTGTGCCCCAGAAGATTCACGAACGCAGTCCCATCTTCCTGGGTTCCAAGGCCGATGTGGAGGAGGCGCTCAGCTACTTGAAgtga
- the LOC128262473 gene encoding fructose-1,6-bisphosphatase 1 isoform X2, with translation MSQQGPAFDSNAMTLTRFVLQEQRKFRNATGDLSQLLNCIQTAIKATASAVRKAGIAKLHGIAGDVNVQGEEVKKLDVLSNELFINMLKSSYTTCLMVSEENEKVIEVEVEKQGKYIVCFDPLDGSSNIDCLVSIGSIFAIYRKKSDGPPTVEDALQPGNQLVAAGYALYGSATAIVLGLGSGVNGFTYDPAIGEFILTDPNMRVPEKGKIYSINEGYASDWEAGVFNYIAAKKDPSKGKPYGARYVGSMVADVHRTIKYGGIFIYPATKSAPNGKLRLLYECNPMAYLMIQAGGLASDGKISILDIVPQKIHERSPIFLGSKADVEEALSYLK, from the exons ATGAGCCAGCAGGGGCCAGCTTTTGATTCCAATGCGATGACGCTGACGCGTTTCGTGTTGCAGGAGCAGCGTAAGTTTAGGAACGCCACCGGAGATCTGTCCCAGCTGCTCAACTGCATCCAGACGGCGATCAAGGCGACTGCCTCGGCAGTCCGGAAGGCAGGAATCGCCAAGCTCCATGGAATCGCCGGTGACGTGAATGTCCAGGGTGAGGAAGTGAAGAAACTGGATGTGCTCTCCAACGAACTGTTCATCAACATGCTGAAATCCTCCTACACAACCTGCCTGATGGTTTCCGAGGAGAACGAGAAAGTGATCGAGGTGGAAGTGGAGAAACAG GGCAAATACATTGTGTGTTTCGATCCGCTGGACGGATCCTCCAACATAGACTGTCTGGTGTCGATCGGTTCGATCTTCGCCATATACCGCAAGAAGAGCGATGGTCCGCCCACCGTCGAGGATGCACTGCAGCCGGGTAATCAGTTGGTGGCTGCCGGATATGCGCTCTACGGCTCGGCGACGGCGATTGTCTTGGGCCTGGGATCCGGAGTAAATGGCTTCACCTACGATCCGGCCATCGGAGAGTTCATCCTGACCGATCCCAATATGCGGGTGCCGGAGAAGGGCAAGATCTACTCGATCAACGAGGGCTATGCCAGCGACTGGGAGGCGGGCGTGTTCAACTACATTGCGGCCAAGAAGGATCCCAGCAAGGGCAAGCCGTACGGAGCCAGGTACGTGGGTTCCATGGTCGCTGATGTCCATCGCACCATCAAGTACGGCGGTATCTTCATCTACCCGGCCACCAAGTCGGCTCCAAATGGCAAACTTCGCCTGCTGTACGAGTGCAATCCGATGGCCTATCTGATGATCCAGGCTGGCGGATTGGCCAGCGATGGAAAAATCAGCATTTTGGACATTGTGCCCCAGAAGATTCACGAACGCAGTCCCATCTTCCTGGGTTCCAAGGCCGATGTGGAGGAGGCGCTCAGCTACTTGAAgtga
- the LOC128263377 gene encoding tRNA-dihydrouridine(47) synthase [NAD(P)(+)]-like: MEPGICYIKPEYLVTEANSSSDAINTENGETNKRKREDGEAEAGGKKKWDKKERKRGQNKNRPVFKDERYSHLCHSLIDGTGGEPCSLANCRYVHDLDAFLAAKGEDLGSECYVYTTKGYCARGVSCRFAKAHTNDQGRNLKREDYDEKAPPTTFNGVSSELQVRLRKHEYDFSRSKELIKMAEKLRDARKQKEQKEKDAKQEEKQPNETSEKMETEQKTDTDSKEPVTQDCSIVAIETPTGCAINDSPVGRDADQKPAVDFREKLVLSPLTTLGNLPFRRICKEFGADITCGEMACAQPLLKGMGQEWALTKRHQSEDVFGVQLCGNNPNMINQAAQVIHETAQVDFIDLNIGCPIDLIYQQGGGSALMRRTNILELTVRSCASLSDRLPFTVKMRTGIYADKSVAHELLPLVEEWGASAVTLHGRSREQRYTKHANWSYIEECAAKAKRMPVIGNGDILSYEDYVERRTLAPHVSSVMIGRGALIKPWIFQEIKEKQAWSPSSGQRYEMLQKFCNYGLEHWGSDTKGVETTRRFLLEWQSFLYRYIPEALQTDPPQKINARPQKYRGRDEMETLLSSGNSADWVKLSESLLGPVPDGFSFVPKHKANAF, from the exons ATGGAACCGGGTATTTGCTATATAAAACCAGA ATATCTGGTGACTGAAGCCAATAGCAGCAGTGATGCTATTAACACCGAAAACGGCGAAACCAACAAAAGAAAACGCGAAGATGGCGAAGCTGAAGCCGGCGGAAAAAAGAAATGGGACAAAAAGGAGCGCAAGCGTGGACAGAACAAG AATCGACCAGTTTTCAAGGACGAACGCTATTCGCATCTGTGTCACTCGCTGATCGATGGAACCGGTGGAGAACCGTGTTCCCTGGCCAACTGTCGCTATGTCCACGATCTGGATGCTTTTCTGGCCGCCAAGGGCGAGGATCTGGGTTCCGAGTGCTACGTGTACACAACCAAGGGATATTGTGCCCGCGGTGTGAGTTGTCGGTTCGCCAAGGCGCACACGAATGACCAGGGCAGAAACCTCAAAAGGGAGGACTACGACGAGAAGGCTCCTCCAACCACATTCAATGGCGTTAGTTCAG AACTTCAGGTGCGCCTGCGAAAGCATGAGTATGATTTTAGTCGCAGCAAGGAGCTCATCAAAATGGCAGAGAAGCTACGAGATGCTCGAAAGCAAAAAGAGCAAAAGGAGAAGGACGCAAAACAGGAGGAGAAGCAACCCAATGAGACCAGCGAAAAAATGGAGACGGAACAAAAGACGGATACGGATTCCAAGGAACCTGTCACACAGGATTGTTCAATAGTAGCAATTGAAACACCCACTGGATGTGCAATTAATGATTCACCTGTCGGCAGGGATGCTGATCAAAAGCCAGCCGTTGATTTTCGCGAGAAACTCGTGCTGTCACCGCTGACCACGTTGGGCAACTTGCCCTTCCGGCGGATTTGCAAGGAGTTCGGTGCGGATATCACCTGTGGCGAGATGGCCTGTGCCCAGCCCCTGCTGAAGGGCATGGGTCAGGAGTGGGCTCTGACCAAGCGCCACCAGAGCGAGGATGTCTTCGGGGTCCAGCTGTGCGGAAATAATCCCAATATGATTAACCAGGCGGCGCAGGTTATTCACGAGACGGCCCAGGTCGATTTCATCGATCTCAATATTGGCTGCCCCATAGATCTGATCTACCAGCAGGGCGGAGGCAGCGCCCTGATGCGACGAACCAACATCTTGGAGCTGACCGTGCGCAGCTGTGCCTCGTTATCCGATCGCCTGCCGTTCACCGTAAAGATGCGCACCGGCATCTATGCGGACAAGAGTGTGGCGCACGAGCTCCTGCCACTTGTCGAGGAATGGGGCGCCTCGGCGGTGACCCTGCACGGGCGATCCAGGGAGCAGCGCTACACCAAGCACGCCAATTGGTCCTACATCGAGGAGTGTGCCGCCAAGGCCAAGCGGATGCCGGTGATCGGAAACGGGGATATTCTCAGCTACGAGGACTACGTGGAGCGAAGAACGCTGGCACCGCACGTCAGCTCCGTGATGATTGGACGCGGAGCGCTAATAAAACCCTGGATATTCCAGGAGATCAAGGAGAAGCAGGCCTGGTCTCCTTCTTCGGGACAGCGCTATGAGATGTTGCAAAAGTTCTGCAACTATGGCCTGGAACACTGGGGCTCGGACACCAAGGGTGTGGAGACCACGCGACGCTTCCTCCTCGAGTGGCAGTCTTTCCTGTACCGCTACATACCCGAAGCGCTGCAGACGGATCCCCCTCAAAAGATCAACGCTCGGCCGCAGAAATACCGGGGACGCGACGAAATGGAAACCCTCTTGAGTTCCGGCAACTCCGCGGACTGGGTGAAGCTCAGCGAATCGTTGCTGGGTCCGGTGCCAGATGGCTTCAGCTTTGTGCCCAAACACAAGGCGAATGCCTTTTAA
- the LOC128263381 gene encoding GTP-binding protein 10 homolog — protein MVQLFKFLLKSSKSPGRAHFRPSFLDTLRLAVRGGHGGNGLPKYGGVGGQGGCVYLVAKEGLTLRKVIQGLKDKRVAASSGEDSSKASIFGRRGVDQRIEVPVGVQVYDDRQKLIADLDENEATCIVAGGGTGGCTATNFLGRPGENRTVNLDLKLIADVGLVGFPNAGKSTLLKAVSNAKPKIAAYPFTTIRPQIGTIEYSDLRSITVADLPGLIEGAHANFGMGHKFLKHIERTRLLVFMVDIFGFQLSPRHPHRDCLANIYALNKELELYDPALLEKPSVLLLNKMDREGAHEILTKVKPVISDLGSGLAQCPEELRPKQVLKFESIVPISAINSTKVIQVKSQLRRTLVRLAEKQFLADEVQIKDQLRQRVGLVGPKIT, from the exons ATGGTGCAGCTGTTTAAATTCTTGTTAAAATCCAGCAAATCT CCCGGTCGTGCCCACTTCCGGCCCAGCTTCCTGGACACCCTGCGTCTGGCGGTTCGCGGCGGGCATGGTGGCAATGGGTTGCCGAAGTACGGAGGAGTCGGTGGACAAGGCGGCTGCGTCTACTTGGTGGCCAAGGAGGGTCTAACCCTCAGGAAGGTTATCCAGGGATTGAAGGACAAGCGGGTGGCCGCCTCCAGCGGCGAGGACAGCAGCAAGGCTAGCATTTTTGGACGCCGTGGTGTCGATCAGAGGATCGAGGTGCCGGTGGGTGTCCAGGTGTACGACGACCGTCAGAAGCTCATCGCCGATCTGGACGAGAACGAGGCCACCTGCATTGTGGCGGGCGGAGGCACTGGCGGATGCACGGCCACCAATTTCCTGGGGCGTCCCGGAGAGAACCGCACTGTGAATCTGGACCTGAAGCTCATAGCGGACGTGGGCCTAGTGGGATTCCCCAATGCGGGCAAGAGCACGCTTCTCAAGGCCGTTTCCAATGCCAAGCCCAAGATTGCGGCATATCCCT TTACCACCATCCGGCCCCAGATCGGAACCATCGAGTATAGTGATCTGCGCTCCATCACTGTGGCCGATCTTCCCGGTCTCATTGAGGGAGCTCACGCCAACTTCGGCATGGGCCACAAGTTCCTCAAGCACATCGAACGCACCCGCCTGCTAGTCTTCATGGTGGATATATTCGGGTTCCAGTTGAGCCCCCGGCATCCGCATCGCGATTGTTTAGCCAACATATATGCGCTAAACAAGGAATTGGAGCTCTACGATCCAGCGCTGCTGGAGAAGCCCAGTGTCCTGCTGCTGAACAAAATGGATCGGGAGGGTGCCCACGAGATCCTAACCAAAGTCAAGCCGGTGATCAGCGACCTCGGAAGCGGATTGGCACAATGTCCCGAGGAACTGCGTCCGAAACAGGTCCTGAAGTTCGAGAGTATTGTGCCCATATCGGCCATAAACTCCACAAAGGTCATCCAAGTGAAGTCGCAGCTGAGGCGAACGCTGGTGCGATTGGCTGAGAAACAGTTTCTGGCGGATGAGGTGCAGATCAAGGATCAGCTAAGACAGCGTGTGGGCCTGGTGGGTCCCAAAATTACCTAG